A genomic region of Klebsiella sp. RIT-PI-d contains the following coding sequences:
- a CDS encoding L-2-amino-thiazoline-4-carboxylic acid hydrolase, which produces MSDNNELGILARRKIEAEIIKPIYDILVRDLGRDRAQAIIGEAIEQAAIHAGETFAQQEPDGADLRSFVALQYLWEKDNALDVKVIDDDDRHYNYDVTRCRYAEMYHEMGLGEIGHLLSCARDEKFIVGYAPDVELTRTTTIMQGARCCDFRYRVKKEKP; this is translated from the coding sequence ATGAGTGATAATAACGAGCTGGGTATTCTTGCCCGCCGCAAAATTGAAGCTGAAATTATTAAACCGATTTATGACATTCTGGTTCGCGATCTGGGAAGAGATCGCGCTCAGGCGATTATCGGTGAGGCCATTGAGCAGGCCGCCATCCATGCTGGCGAAACGTTCGCCCAACAGGAGCCGGATGGCGCAGATTTGCGCAGTTTTGTCGCGCTGCAATATTTATGGGAAAAGGACAATGCGCTGGATGTCAAAGTCATAGACGATGATGATCGGCACTATAACTACGACGTCACCCGCTGTCGCTATGCTGAAATGTACCATGAGATGGGGTTAGGGGAGATTGGTCATCTGCTTTCCTGCGCGAGGGACGAGAAGTTTATTGTCGGCTATGCACCCGATGTCGAACTGACCCGCACTACCACGATTATGCAGGGCGCGCGCTGCTGCGATTTTCGCTATCGCGTGAAAAAGGAAAAGCCATGA
- a CDS encoding branched-chain amino acid ABC transporter substrate-binding protein has protein sequence MKKITISALSAAMFLTGFTTLPAFAQEAETVIIGLAGPLTGPSARIGKDLENGAQLAIEDINKQHPVIGGKAVTFKLQSEDDQSDPRTAVAVAQRLVDSGVAGVVGHWNTGTSIPAARIYHDAGIAQVAPVATGHAYTQQGFDTSFRVMGHDDDGGKIAGEYALQTLKAKRIAVIDDRTAFGQGLADEFIKSIEAQGGKIVDRQYVDDKTVDFSAVLTAIRSKNADLIFFGGVDSQAAPLARRLKQLGINATLMGAGGFVSQTFLQLAQKEGNGVVALEPGLPVDQMPGGKAFEQAWQSRYHTHIELHAPFAYDATRVLVAAMQKANSVDPSAYLHVLRASHYSGVTGPIAFDKEGNLKAPSFTVYKVVDGKWQPQTVLGGSAAK, from the coding sequence ATGAAAAAAATAACGATCAGTGCGCTTAGCGCCGCCATGTTTTTAACCGGCTTCACCACACTGCCTGCATTCGCGCAGGAGGCAGAAACGGTAATTATCGGACTGGCCGGTCCATTGACCGGACCGTCAGCGCGTATCGGTAAAGATCTGGAGAATGGCGCGCAACTCGCTATCGAAGATATCAATAAGCAGCACCCGGTGATCGGCGGTAAAGCGGTGACGTTTAAACTTCAGTCCGAAGATGATCAGTCCGATCCGCGTACCGCAGTCGCCGTGGCACAGCGTCTGGTCGATAGCGGCGTCGCTGGCGTCGTGGGGCACTGGAATACCGGCACCAGCATTCCGGCAGCGCGTATCTACCACGATGCCGGGATTGCTCAGGTCGCACCGGTCGCCACAGGACATGCTTATACGCAGCAAGGGTTCGATACCAGTTTCCGGGTAATGGGACATGACGATGATGGCGGAAAAATCGCCGGCGAGTATGCCCTGCAGACCCTCAAGGCCAAACGTATTGCGGTGATTGACGATCGCACAGCGTTCGGTCAGGGACTGGCGGATGAATTCATCAAATCGATTGAAGCGCAGGGAGGCAAGATTGTTGACCGCCAGTACGTGGACGACAAAACCGTCGATTTTAGTGCGGTGTTGACCGCCATTCGCAGCAAAAATGCCGATCTGATTTTCTTTGGCGGCGTTGACAGCCAGGCGGCACCGCTGGCCCGACGTCTCAAACAGCTGGGCATTAACGCGACATTAATGGGTGCGGGCGGCTTCGTCAGCCAAACCTTCCTGCAACTGGCGCAAAAAGAAGGTAATGGCGTCGTCGCGCTTGAGCCAGGGCTGCCGGTCGATCAGATGCCGGGCGGTAAAGCGTTTGAACAGGCCTGGCAATCACGTTACCACACGCATATCGAACTGCATGCGCCGTTCGCTTACGACGCCACCCGGGTTCTGGTTGCCGCGATGCAAAAAGCAAACTCCGTCGACCCGTCGGCCTATCTGCATGTGCTGCGCGCCAGTCATTATTCTGGTGTGACAGGTCCGATCGCCTTTGACAAAGAAGGTAATCTGAAAGCGCCATCTTTCACCGTATATAAAGTGGTTGACGGTAAATGGCAGCCGCAGACCGTGCTGGGTGGATCAGCCGCGAAGTAA
- a CDS encoding ABC transporter ATP-binding protein, which yields MSEPLLCVSGLSVHYGGIQAVRDVSFVLHEGEQATLIGANGAGKSSTVRAIAGLQPAQGKRTFAGREMAKQKPEELLRAGLVMVPEGRGIFTRMTVMENLQMGAWRRRDPAAVKREIDDIFARFPRLGERQHQLAGLLSGGEQQLLALNRAILSRPRLLILDEPSMGLAPLMVENVFNLIATLRARGISLLLIEQNARLALEITDTAWVMESGSIVHHSDSRALLADDSIAHIYLGESPV from the coding sequence ATGTCTGAACCCTTATTGTGCGTTAGCGGACTTAGCGTCCACTACGGTGGAATACAGGCGGTGCGTGACGTCTCCTTCGTACTCCACGAGGGCGAACAAGCCACGCTTATTGGCGCTAACGGCGCGGGCAAAAGCTCCACGGTACGGGCGATCGCTGGCCTGCAGCCCGCTCAGGGCAAACGAACCTTTGCCGGGCGTGAGATGGCAAAACAAAAACCGGAAGAGCTTCTGCGAGCCGGACTGGTAATGGTGCCGGAAGGCAGGGGGATTTTTACCCGAATGACGGTAATGGAAAATCTACAAATGGGAGCCTGGCGTCGACGAGACCCTGCCGCCGTCAAACGCGAAATCGACGATATTTTTGCTCGCTTCCCTCGTCTCGGTGAGCGTCAACACCAGCTTGCCGGACTGCTTTCCGGCGGTGAGCAGCAGCTTCTGGCGCTAAATCGCGCCATCTTGAGCCGACCCCGCTTGCTGATCCTCGATGAACCCTCAATGGGGCTTGCGCCGCTGATGGTTGAGAACGTTTTTAATCTGATTGCCACCCTGCGGGCACGCGGCATCAGTCTGTTATTGATTGAGCAAAATGCCCGACTGGCGCTGGAAATAACCGATACCGCATGGGTGATGGAGAGCGGCAGTATTGTCCACCATAGCGACTCACGCGCGCTGCTGGCTGATGACAGCATTGCGCATATTTATCTGGGCGAATCGCCCGTTTAA
- a CDS encoding ABC transporter ATP-binding protein: protein MTLLNIKGMSKRFGGVQAVDNVSLEVQSGEIYGLIGPNGAGKTTCFNLITGLYPADSGTFMLNNAPYTPRNVEKVTRVGITRTFQNVRLFNEMSVLANVMVGRHVRTRNGLWGSLVRHKRARHEEAQTRELAWHWLEYTGIARFASYRACDLAYGHQRRLEIARALASDPLLLALDEPAAGMNAAEKVVLGELLRRIRDDGKTLLMIEHDVKLVMGICDRLTVLDYGKVLATGTPESVRRDPAVVAAWLGGNAHV from the coding sequence ATGACACTTCTGAATATAAAAGGCATGAGTAAACGGTTTGGCGGCGTCCAGGCGGTGGACAATGTGTCGCTTGAGGTCCAGTCAGGGGAAATTTACGGTCTCATTGGCCCTAATGGCGCCGGTAAAACCACCTGTTTTAATCTGATTACCGGACTTTATCCGGCAGACAGCGGCACATTTATGCTTAACAACGCGCCTTATACGCCACGAAATGTTGAAAAAGTCACGCGCGTGGGCATCACCCGAACGTTTCAGAACGTACGTCTATTTAACGAAATGTCGGTGCTGGCGAACGTCATGGTTGGGCGTCATGTTCGCACCCGTAACGGACTATGGGGGTCACTCGTGCGTCATAAACGCGCGCGGCATGAAGAGGCGCAAACCCGCGAGCTGGCCTGGCACTGGCTGGAATATACCGGGATCGCCCGGTTCGCCAGCTATCGCGCCTGCGATCTGGCATATGGTCATCAACGCAGACTGGAAATAGCCCGTGCGCTGGCAAGCGACCCGCTGCTTCTGGCGCTTGATGAACCGGCGGCCGGTATGAATGCCGCCGAAAAAGTGGTGCTGGGCGAATTGCTCAGGCGCATTCGCGATGACGGGAAAACGCTACTGATGATTGAGCATGACGTCAAGCTGGTTATGGGGATCTGCGATCGATTAACGGTACTGGACTACGGCAAGGTACTTGCTACCGGCACGCCGGAAAGCGTTCGCCGCGATCCGGCGGTCGTCGCCGCCTGGCTGGGAGGGAATGCCCATGTCTGA
- a CDS encoding Zn-dependent hydrolase: MIAVNSDRLWATLEAMAQIGATPAGGVTRLALSDEDRIARDRLRDWATDAGLSCDVDSLGNMFIRRPGRQPHLPPVMTGSHVDSQPRGGRFDGIYGVLAGLEVLRTLNDLNIKTERDILLVNWTNEEGARFAPAMLASGVWTGQFSEAFALSRTDADGITVGDALHAIGYRGSRPARPIPLHSCYELHIEQGPILEDEGYDIGVVHAAMGQRWYTIILKGFSAHAGTTPMNSRRDALTGFARLALMVEDIGFRHAPDGRATTGMVQNSPNSRNVVPGEVVCSVEFRHPDADILVAMEESLYAAVASLAGLEVDIERLFDYAPIAFDPDCIARVEKAATNAGYTWRHVVSGAGHDTCYLNAIAPASMIFIPCEKGISHNEAENIHPIWAEKGANVLLHTLLQAADEHPAAAH; the protein is encoded by the coding sequence ATGATTGCCGTTAATTCAGACAGGCTATGGGCGACGCTTGAGGCGATGGCGCAGATTGGCGCGACGCCTGCTGGCGGCGTGACACGACTGGCGCTCAGTGATGAGGATCGGATCGCGCGCGATCGTTTACGCGACTGGGCAACCGACGCCGGGTTAAGCTGCGACGTGGACTCGCTGGGAAACATGTTTATCCGCCGCCCCGGCAGGCAACCCCATCTGCCGCCGGTCATGACCGGATCGCATGTAGATTCGCAGCCGCGTGGAGGGCGCTTTGATGGCATTTACGGCGTGCTGGCCGGGCTGGAAGTACTGCGTACCCTTAACGATCTCAACATTAAGACCGAGCGCGATATTCTGCTGGTTAACTGGACCAATGAAGAAGGCGCACGTTTTGCGCCTGCGATGCTGGCCTCCGGCGTCTGGACCGGTCAGTTCAGCGAAGCCTTTGCGCTTTCCCGGACGGACGCCGACGGTATTACAGTCGGTGATGCGCTGCACGCTATTGGCTATCGTGGCAGCCGTCCGGCGCGGCCGATCCCGCTGCACTCATGCTATGAACTGCATATTGAACAGGGGCCAATTCTGGAGGACGAAGGCTATGATATTGGCGTAGTGCATGCCGCGATGGGGCAACGCTGGTACACCATTATATTAAAAGGATTTTCCGCGCATGCCGGAACTACGCCGATGAACAGCCGTCGCGACGCGCTGACCGGCTTCGCCCGACTTGCGCTGATGGTGGAGGATATCGGGTTCCGCCATGCTCCTGATGGGCGGGCCACGACGGGTATGGTACAAAATAGCCCCAATTCCCGCAATGTCGTGCCGGGTGAAGTGGTGTGCAGCGTGGAGTTCCGCCATCCTGACGCCGACATCCTCGTCGCCATGGAAGAGAGCCTTTATGCCGCCGTTGCAAGTCTTGCAGGACTGGAAGTCGACATTGAACGGCTATTTGATTATGCGCCCATCGCGTTCGATCCCGACTGTATTGCTCGTGTCGAAAAGGCGGCCACAAATGCAGGTTATACATGGCGACATGTGGTTTCCGGCGCGGGACATGACACCTGCTATCTCAATGCCATCGCGCCAGCCAGCATGATCTTCATCCCTTGTGAAAAGGGGATCAGCCATAATGAGGCCGAGAATATTCACCCAATTTGGGCGGAAAAAGGCGCGAACGTGTTACTGCATACCTTGTTACAGGCGGCAGACGAACACCCTGCAGCCGCGCACTGA
- a CDS encoding TolC family outer membrane protein, with protein MTTLQNYRLLRMSAAIALIALVANTVYANSNPVGIAPIAETSLKESILFAIDRDPSVSQQAAQLGIGQAQIDEARSGWMPQISLNGSTGHSQTTDSSGSLRNSAAWGLSLTQLIYDFGKTNNSINQSSAQRDSYRFQLMATLSDVATKTALSYVEIKRYGDLVQAAKENVQALENVAQLAKLRADAGVSSTSDELQTQTRIAGMQATVEQYTAALNSARAKLAVLTGMQAERYSPVPDNLAPESGSLNRIDYALIPAVMAAQNKERSAEYGVETAKSQHWPTLSLKGGRTRYESDNRSYWDDQIQLNIDAPIYQGGAVSARVRQAEGAKAMASSQVDQARFDVLQKASVAQADWAGARGRIDAGRRQLESALRTRQVYKNEYTLSKRSINDLLSVEQDVWAATSARITAEYDGWNSAINYASAVDNLMSLIGIEKSAAAKLPDLN; from the coding sequence ATGACTACATTACAAAATTACAGGCTATTAAGAATGTCAGCCGCTATAGCTTTAATTGCATTAGTGGCAAACACGGTTTATGCCAATAGCAATCCGGTGGGTATTGCACCGATTGCTGAAACCAGCTTAAAAGAAAGTATTCTTTTCGCAATCGATCGCGATCCCTCGGTCAGCCAGCAGGCTGCGCAGCTGGGGATCGGCCAGGCGCAAATAGATGAAGCGCGCAGTGGCTGGATGCCACAAATATCATTGAACGGCAGTACGGGTCACAGCCAGACCACAGATTCGAGCGGATCGCTGAGGAATTCAGCAGCCTGGGGATTGAGCCTGACGCAGCTGATTTACGATTTTGGCAAAACCAATAACAGCATTAATCAGTCTTCAGCTCAGCGTGACAGTTATCGCTTTCAGTTGATGGCCACGCTGTCGGATGTCGCGACAAAAACGGCCCTCAGCTATGTAGAGATCAAGCGTTATGGCGACCTGGTGCAGGCTGCAAAAGAAAACGTTCAGGCGCTCGAAAATGTAGCCCAGCTGGCAAAGCTGCGTGCGGATGCGGGAGTGAGTTCAACGTCTGACGAACTTCAGACCCAGACCCGTATCGCCGGCATGCAGGCTACGGTAGAACAATATACTGCTGCGCTAAACAGCGCCCGCGCAAAGCTTGCGGTATTAACGGGAATGCAGGCAGAACGCTATTCCCCTGTACCCGATAATCTGGCCCCTGAGTCTGGTTCCCTTAACCGTATTGATTACGCATTAATCCCGGCGGTAATGGCCGCGCAGAATAAGGAGCGTTCGGCTGAATATGGCGTCGAGACGGCAAAGTCTCAGCACTGGCCGACGTTAAGCCTGAAAGGCGGGCGTACACGCTATGAATCGGATAATCGTTCCTACTGGGACGATCAGATCCAGCTCAATATCGACGCGCCTATTTATCAGGGAGGCGCGGTATCTGCACGTGTACGCCAGGCTGAGGGCGCAAAAGCGATGGCATCGTCTCAGGTTGACCAGGCACGATTCGATGTACTGCAAAAGGCCTCCGTTGCGCAGGCTGACTGGGCAGGGGCGCGGGGGCGAATAGATGCCGGGCGACGTCAGCTTGAAAGTGCACTCCGCACACGTCAGGTCTACAAAAATGAATATACGCTGAGCAAGCGCAGCATTAATGATTTGCTCAGCGTTGAACAGGATGTTTGGGCAGCGACCTCAGCAAGAATTACGGCAGAATATGATGGCTGGAACTCGGCAATTAATTACGCATCAGCCGTAGACAATCTTATGTCGCTAATTGGGATCGAAAAAAGTGCTGCCGCAAAATTACCTGACCTGAATTAA
- a CDS encoding branched-chain amino acid ABC transporter permease, which yields MTTPHLQSATPASRRPWFGLALFTLAVMVAPVVAGQLGGNYWVRVIDFALLYIMLALGLNIVVGFTGLLDMGFIAFYAVGAYLAALLASPHLLETFPLLQAWFPDGLHVSYFLIVPIAAVAAAVCGILLGAPTLKLRGDYLAIVTLGFGEIIRILMRNLDRPVNITNGAKGISGIDTFSLFGIKFSGIQHWFGLKIPSLWLWYYLLILLIVAIIVVCVRLQHSRVGRAWHAIREDEDVARAMGINVRNYKLLAFAMGASFGGIAGALFAAFQGFVSPESFTLQESIAVLAMVVLGGMGHIPGVILGAVLLTALPELLRSQAAPVQQALFGSVLIDPEILRQLFYGLALVLVMLLRPAGIWPVRHREIQQ from the coding sequence ATGACAACCCCACACTTACAGTCTGCTACACCAGCGTCCCGTCGTCCCTGGTTCGGGCTGGCGCTTTTTACACTCGCGGTGATGGTCGCGCCGGTGGTTGCCGGACAACTGGGCGGCAACTATTGGGTTCGGGTCATCGACTTTGCGCTGCTGTATATCATGCTGGCACTGGGTCTGAACATTGTGGTCGGCTTTACCGGGCTGCTCGATATGGGGTTTATCGCATTTTATGCGGTAGGCGCTTATCTGGCAGCGCTACTGGCCTCACCGCATCTGCTGGAAACATTTCCCCTGCTTCAGGCCTGGTTTCCTGACGGGCTGCATGTCTCCTATTTTCTGATCGTGCCGATTGCTGCGGTAGCGGCGGCCGTCTGCGGCATTTTGCTGGGCGCGCCAACGCTCAAGTTGCGCGGTGATTATCTGGCCATCGTGACGCTCGGCTTCGGCGAAATTATCCGTATTCTGATGCGTAATCTTGACCGTCCGGTCAACATTACCAACGGCGCAAAAGGCATTTCCGGAATTGATACGTTCTCGCTTTTTGGCATCAAATTCAGCGGTATACAACACTGGTTCGGATTGAAAATTCCCTCACTGTGGCTGTGGTACTACCTGCTGATACTACTGATTGTGGCGATCATCGTGGTCTGCGTACGGTTACAACACTCGCGCGTTGGACGTGCGTGGCACGCCATTCGGGAAGATGAGGATGTGGCACGCGCGATGGGCATCAATGTACGCAACTATAAGCTACTGGCATTCGCGATGGGCGCCTCTTTCGGCGGCATCGCGGGAGCACTGTTCGCTGCATTTCAGGGATTTGTCTCGCCGGAATCCTTTACGTTGCAGGAATCAATTGCGGTGCTGGCGATGGTAGTGCTGGGAGGAATGGGGCACATTCCCGGTGTGATTTTAGGGGCGGTACTGTTGACGGCGTTGCCGGAGCTATTGCGCAGCCAGGCAGCACCTGTTCAGCAGGCCTTGTTCGGCAGCGTATTGATTGACCCTGAAATCCTGCGTCAACTGTTTTATGGTCTGGCGCTGGTGCTGGTGATGCTTCTGCGACCCGCCGGGATCTGGCCTGTGCGTCATCGGGAGATTCAGCAATGA
- a CDS encoding nuclear transport factor 2 family protein, producing MKKLFYVGLLLLSSTCFAQGSDTKAVTDAVENMRLAMLSGEKSSLENVGLPSLSYGHSSGRVENNAEFVNAIVTGKSKFETLNLSDQTVQIDGDVAIVRHILQAKTNDSGKPGDVKIGVMLVMKKDNAGAWKLLARQAYKLPQ from the coding sequence ATGAAAAAATTATTTTATGTGGGATTGCTACTACTTAGCAGCACATGCTTTGCACAAGGTTCTGATACTAAAGCGGTAACTGATGCAGTTGAAAACATGCGCCTGGCCATGCTAAGCGGAGAAAAGTCCAGTCTGGAAAACGTTGGGCTGCCCTCGTTGAGCTATGGTCACTCAAGCGGACGGGTGGAAAACAATGCTGAATTTGTCAATGCAATTGTAACCGGGAAATCGAAATTCGAGACGCTGAACCTGAGCGATCAAACGGTCCAGATTGATGGTGATGTTGCGATTGTTCGCCATATTCTGCAGGCAAAAACTAACGATAGCGGTAAACCCGGAGACGTGAAGATCGGTGTGATGCTGGTCATGAAGAAAGACAATGCGGGTGCATGGAAACTATTAGCTCGTCAGGCATACAAGTTACCGCAGTAA